A DNA window from Mucilaginibacter xinganensis contains the following coding sequences:
- a CDS encoding chitinase, with protein sequence MKKPLFIIPLFLIAAIPLLSLKCVGTNNKAAVINTQTQKMQVTSFLSESQFNALFPQRDKFYTYASFIKALKEMSQISIKITRRGVSIYQFIRTDKRTGKTDLIRQDEDWNEEWAKKKPDSSYVIDYGNFCSEKDLHTNKKELAAFFANVAHETRHGENGKYNDGLMYVHEANTSLPYISDNDTYPAAPGKKYYGRGPLQLSYNGNYGYASDCIFGDKKILLNNPNLVETDPVVAFKTAIYFWMTPQTAKPSAHDVMIGKWQPNSTDKAANRTPGFGMTINIINGEVECNKGENIFSMNDRIAFYQYFLKSFGINDANCACSCGKMRAY encoded by the coding sequence GTGAAAAAGCCCCTCTTTATAATCCCTCTCTTTTTAATTGCTGCCATACCATTGTTAAGTTTAAAATGCGTAGGCACAAATAACAAAGCTGCTGTCATCAATACGCAAACCCAAAAAATGCAGGTAACAAGTTTTTTAAGCGAATCGCAATTTAATGCATTATTCCCGCAGCGGGATAAATTTTACACTTACGCATCATTTATTAAAGCCTTAAAGGAAATGAGCCAGATAAGTATTAAAATAACCAGGAGGGGCGTTTCCATTTATCAATTTATCCGCACAGATAAACGTACCGGAAAGACAGATCTTATCAGGCAGGATGAAGACTGGAATGAAGAATGGGCCAAAAAGAAACCCGACAGCAGTTATGTTATTGACTACGGAAACTTTTGCAGCGAAAAAGATTTGCATACTAATAAAAAGGAACTTGCTGCTTTTTTTGCAAACGTAGCACACGAAACCCGGCATGGTGAAAACGGCAAATACAACGATGGCTTAATGTACGTACACGAAGCGAATACCTCGCTGCCTTATATATCCGATAATGACACCTACCCTGCCGCTCCAGGCAAAAAGTACTACGGCCGGGGGCCCTTACAGCTAAGTTACAATGGTAACTATGGTTATGCGTCTGACTGTATTTTTGGCGATAAAAAAATCTTGCTCAATAATCCTAACCTGGTTGAGACCGACCCTGTTGTAGCCTTTAAAACAGCCATCTATTTTTGGATGACGCCGCAAACCGCCAAACCATCTGCACATGATGTTATGATAGGTAAATGGCAGCCCAATTCCACCGATAAAGCGGCAAACCGTACGCCGGGATTCGGTATGACCATAAACATTATAAATGGCGAAGTTGAATGCAACAAAGGCGAAAACATATTCAGCATGAATGACAGGATTGCGTTTTACCAATATTTTTTAAAGAGCTTTGGCATTAACGATGCCAACTGTGCCTGCTCATGCGGCAAGATGAGGGCCTATTAG
- a CDS encoding cob(I)yrinic acid a,c-diamide adenosyltransferase — translation MKIYTKTGDKGFTSLIGGTRVAKHHIRIESYGTVDELNSFIGLIADQDIASHDKEILKQIQDRLFTIGSSLAADPEKSRMVIPDLNLTDIELLEQEMDSMNEQLPELRHFILPGGSSTISYCHIARCVCRRAERITVHLAEESAVDEKVNVYLNRLSDYLFILARKIGHEKQIPENKWIPRINGSQP, via the coding sequence ATGAAGATATACACTAAAACAGGCGATAAAGGATTCACATCACTAATTGGCGGCACACGTGTTGCCAAGCATCACATCCGTATTGAAAGTTATGGGACTGTTGACGAACTAAATTCATTCATAGGACTGATAGCAGACCAGGATATCGCTTCACATGATAAAGAAATATTAAAACAAATACAGGACCGGCTGTTTACCATAGGGTCATCACTGGCTGCAGATCCCGAAAAATCAAGAATGGTAATACCTGATCTTAATTTGACCGATATTGAATTGCTGGAACAGGAAATGGATAGTATGAATGAACAATTACCTGAACTAAGACATTTTATTTTGCCGGGAGGCAGCAGCACCATCTCCTATTGTCATATAGCGCGGTGTGTGTGCCGGCGTGCAGAAAGGATTACCGTACACCTTGCAGAAGAGAGTGCTGTAGATGAAAAAGTAAATGTCTATTTAAACAGGCTGAGTGATTACCTATTCATCCTGGCAAGGAAGATCGGTCATGAAAAACAGATTCCCGAAAATAAATGGATTCCGAGAATTAATGGTTCGCAGCCTTAA
- a CDS encoding DUF2795 domain-containing protein, producing the protein MYWTLELASHLEDAPWPATKDELIDYAIRSGAPVEVIENLQALEDDGEPYENIEEIWPDYPTKDDFFFNEDEY; encoded by the coding sequence ATGTATTGGACACTTGAACTGGCATCGCACCTTGAAGATGCACCCTGGCCTGCAACCAAAGATGAATTGATTGACTATGCCATCCGTTCCGGAGCGCCTGTTGAGGTTATTGAAAACCTGCAAGCATTGGAGGATGATGGTGAGCCTTACGAGAATATTGAAGAGATATGGCCTGATTACCCTACAAAGGATGACTTCTTTTTTAACGAAGACGAGTATTAG
- a CDS encoding lmo0937 family membrane protein — protein MRSLLYLIAVILVIGWVLGFFVYNTGGLIHILLVIAVVALLLGIIRRA, from the coding sequence ATGAGAAGCTTACTTTATTTAATCGCAGTTATCCTTGTAATAGGATGGGTATTAGGATTTTTTGTTTACAATACAGGAGGTCTGATTCACATACTTTTAGTAATAGCTGTAGTTGCCCTTCTGTTGGGAATCATCAGGAGAGCATAG
- a CDS encoding 2-C-methyl-D-erythritol 4-phosphate cytidylyltransferase, with protein MATAIPTSHPPHTESAYAIIVAGGSGTRMQSAIPKQFLLLDGKPVLMHTIDAFYSTAFTPAIILVLPADYHSYWEQLCTTYNFKTPHQLVTGGATRFHSVKNGLEIIPDNTNTLIAVHDAVRPLISKDIIEKSYFHAAEHGNAVTAIKSRDSVRLHENGISKSLIRDDVYLVQTPQTFKSEQIKNAYLQSFSTKFTDDASVVEETGLKINLVEGSYQNIKITFPEDIAIAEMILKSR; from the coding sequence ATGGCTACAGCAATACCCACATCACACCCCCCGCATACCGAATCCGCGTATGCTATAATAGTTGCCGGAGGGTCGGGAACACGCATGCAGTCGGCCATACCAAAACAATTTTTGTTGCTCGACGGCAAACCCGTATTAATGCATACCATTGATGCATTTTATTCAACAGCTTTTACTCCCGCTATTATCCTGGTACTTCCTGCTGATTATCACTCGTATTGGGAGCAGCTTTGTACAACTTATAATTTCAAAACGCCACACCAATTGGTGACCGGAGGTGCAACCCGATTCCATTCGGTAAAAAATGGGCTGGAAATTATACCAGACAACACCAACACCCTCATTGCTGTTCACGATGCTGTAAGACCTTTGATTAGCAAGGACATTATTGAAAAATCATACTTCCATGCCGCTGAGCATGGAAACGCCGTTACAGCCATTAAAAGCAGGGATTCGGTAAGATTACATGAAAATGGAATTTCGAAAAGCCTGATCCGCGACGATGTTTACCTGGTACAAACGCCGCAAACATTCAAATCGGAGCAAATTAAAAATGCTTACTTACAATCTTTTAGTACAAAATTTACTGATGATGCCAGTGTTGTTGAGGAGACAGGCTTAAAAATAAACCTGGTTGAAGGAAGTTACCAAAACATTAAAATCACTTTTCCGGAGGATATTGCTATCGCAGAAATGATATTAAAAAGCCGTTAG
- the queA gene encoding tRNA preQ1(34) S-adenosylmethionine ribosyltransferase-isomerase QueA, with the protein MKLSQFKFNLPESLIAHTPAGIRDEARLMVLHRDSGKIEHKIFKDVLDYFDDKDVMILNNTKVFPARMYGNKEKTGATIEVFLLRELNKELRLWDVLVDPARKIRVGNKLYFGDDDLLIAEVVDNTTSRGRTIRFLFDGTDEEFRKNVEILGETPLPKYIKRKATTEDKERYQTIFAKHEGAVAAPTAGLHFSRELMKRLELKGVEFAEVTLHVGLGTFRPVEVEDLTKHKMDSEQFIIEEKQANIVNRGIERKSRICAVGTTSMRTIESAVSANKTLKPANDWTSKFIFPPYDFSIANSMITNFHTPESTLLMMVSAFGGYENVMNAYEVAVKEKYRFYSYGDAMLII; encoded by the coding sequence ATGAAATTATCTCAATTTAAATTCAACCTGCCCGAATCTTTAATTGCCCATACCCCCGCCGGGATACGAGATGAAGCCCGATTAATGGTATTACACCGCGATTCAGGCAAAATTGAGCACAAAATATTCAAAGATGTGTTGGATTATTTTGATGACAAGGATGTAATGATCCTTAATAACACCAAGGTATTTCCTGCGCGCATGTACGGTAATAAAGAAAAGACCGGCGCAACAATTGAAGTTTTTTTATTACGCGAATTAAATAAAGAATTGCGTTTGTGGGATGTTTTGGTTGACCCGGCCCGTAAGATCCGAGTTGGTAACAAACTTTATTTCGGCGACGACGATCTTTTAATTGCTGAAGTTGTTGATAACACCACTTCACGTGGCCGCACTATACGATTTTTATTCGACGGAACTGACGAAGAATTTCGTAAGAATGTTGAGATATTAGGCGAAACGCCACTTCCCAAATATATTAAACGTAAAGCTACCACAGAGGATAAAGAGCGTTACCAAACTATTTTTGCAAAACACGAAGGTGCTGTTGCAGCTCCTACTGCAGGTTTGCACTTTAGCCGCGAGTTAATGAAGCGCCTGGAGCTTAAGGGTGTTGAATTTGCCGAAGTAACCCTTCACGTTGGTTTGGGAACTTTCCGTCCGGTTGAGGTTGAAGACCTTACCAAGCACAAAATGGATTCGGAACAATTTATCATAGAAGAAAAACAGGCAAACATAGTAAACAGAGGCATTGAACGAAAGAGCCGGATCTGTGCAGTTGGCACAACATCTATGCGCACTATCGAATCAGCAGTATCCGCAAATAAAACATTGAAACCAGCGAACGACTGGACTAGCAAATTTATTTTTCCACCCTACGACTTTAGCATTGCTAACTCAATGATCACTAACTTTCATACGCCTGAATCCACGTTATTAATGATGGTATCGGCTTTTGGTGGTTATGAAAATGTGATGAATGCCTACGAGGTTGCAGTAAAAGAAAAATATCGTTTTTATAGCTATGGCGATGCCATGCTGATCATTTAA
- a CDS encoding ABC transporter permease, producing the protein MIFLKLFRESFLFAYDALRQNKLRTFLSLLGVTIGIFTIISVFSAVDTLKNNLQKSVNKLGSNSIYIQKWPWVNNEDSPWWKYLQRPTPKLREFDDLQRRSQTALAVSYEISIDNRIVKYQSNTVDGAQIDATTHDHDKTWNFDFEDGRYFTEMESRAGSPVTVIGHDIAANLFPDGGAVGKQIKIMGRNVTVIGVFKKEGNDILGISDDKEILLPLNFAKNVIDVQNANYNPQIVVRGKAGITDIEVESEVRGLMRSIRRLGPGIEDNFALNKTTILSNQLDIVFGVLKKVGFVIGLFSILVGGFGIANIMFVSVKERTNIIGIQKSLGAKNYFILLQFLIESVVLCLMGGIIGLSMVFGATAAVKAAADIQVVLDMSNIIFGVSLSIGIGIISGIIPAYFAARLDPVEAIRSN; encoded by the coding sequence ATGATATTTTTAAAACTTTTCAGGGAAAGCTTTTTATTCGCGTACGATGCATTACGGCAAAATAAGCTGCGTACTTTTCTGTCGTTACTTGGTGTCACCATTGGTATCTTTACAATTATTTCTGTTTTTTCGGCGGTTGATACGTTAAAGAATAATCTGCAAAAAAGTGTAAATAAACTCGGCAGTAACAGTATCTACATCCAAAAATGGCCCTGGGTAAATAATGAAGATTCACCGTGGTGGAAATACCTGCAGCGGCCTACTCCAAAGTTGCGTGAGTTTGATGATCTGCAAAGGCGCAGTCAAACCGCGCTGGCTGTTTCATACGAGATTAGTATTGATAACCGGATAGTAAAGTATCAAAGCAATACTGTTGATGGTGCTCAAATTGATGCTACAACACATGACCATGATAAAACCTGGAATTTTGACTTTGAAGACGGACGATACTTTACGGAGATGGAATCGCGCGCGGGCAGCCCTGTTACTGTAATTGGCCACGATATAGCAGCCAACCTTTTTCCTGATGGCGGGGCCGTTGGCAAGCAAATAAAAATAATGGGGCGTAACGTTACGGTAATAGGTGTTTTTAAAAAGGAAGGGAATGACATTTTAGGAATATCTGACGATAAAGAAATTTTACTTCCGCTGAATTTTGCAAAAAATGTTATTGACGTTCAAAATGCAAACTACAACCCGCAGATTGTGGTGCGCGGAAAAGCAGGCATTACAGATATTGAAGTTGAAAGTGAGGTTAGGGGGCTGATGCGTTCAATAAGGCGTTTGGGCCCCGGAATAGAAGACAACTTTGCATTAAACAAAACTACCATACTTTCTAACCAGCTTGATATCGTTTTCGGCGTATTAAAAAAGGTGGGTTTTGTTATTGGTCTTTTTTCAATTTTGGTTGGCGGCTTTGGGATCGCTAACATTATGTTTGTATCTGTTAAGGAGCGTACCAATATAATTGGTATTCAAAAATCACTGGGCGCAAAAAATTATTTCATCTTGCTGCAGTTTTTGATCGAATCAGTTGTATTATGTTTAATGGGAGGGATAATTGGTCTCAGTATGGTTTTCGGCGCAACTGCAGCCGTAAAGGCCGCAGCAGATATACAGGTGGTGCTCGATATGTCAAATATCATTTTTGGTGTCAGTCTTTCAATCGGTATCGGAATAATATCAGGTATAATTCCTGCCTATTTTGCTGCCAGGCTTGATCCTGTTGAAGCAATAAGGTCCAACTAA
- a CDS encoding PAS domain-containing hybrid sensor histidine kinase/response regulator: MIIAYSIASKVSISVAVLIVLMLTFTCITYVSFLIKTANKLRFNNAMSNVIDLNRSLLINDEQLRQSEKKLDALINSLNDVIFEFDENKICLNTWFSRMDGRAINPETCIGKRLSEVLGNEKAQKFDDAMDHVIKHHEPVSITYQSDFGTGQWFVAKLGPVYDQSGNYTSRISASVTDISEQKKYADALKENENLLLEAQSIAKIGNWYFDVSTRETFLSESLYSILEVDSIPKNVEKFDYYLNLIHPDDRKRAYVYFSNIHDIGHSEFEHKVITPTGKTKYISVLKGKLLKDSAGNIKRISGILQDVSETKLSAKKIKVSQTELVEAQTIAKIGNWNWDIALNNLTWSDEISNIFEIGPKAVAENSIVKLLMKYAHPNDRHILKQHLKDISNITNTSYEYRIITPGGHVKYLSIIVGKLLRRDDGAVRKVIGTIQDITDRKQAEIDYLRTENKYKLVLETIKLPAISVDKDGNLIFCNKFMAHILGYEQNEILGLNWLEKFLPEDQRHGLSRWFINGSFEAQYISSVICRNGEQRNISWQNTVSYDENGNIREVTSIGEDITLRQRATQALISAKEEAEKSSHFKSEFLSIMSHEIRTPMNAVIGTTNLLLSEDPSPEQLEYLNILKFSGENLLAIINDILDYNKIEAGKLALNTLPFNIVTLAQKIKQTFYSRAIEKDLEIDLFVDPAIPEYLIGDQIRLGQVINNLLSNAIKFTHEGKVSIHLNKETTDDKQTTIKFTVSDTGIGISPQNLALIFDPFMQESQNHDNDYGGTGLGLAITKRLIELHQSDISVFSEPGKGTKFSFSISFNIAKQIKHGDLTPTAKTNIDRSLPGMRVLVVDDNKMNLMIASKFLKKWDVEVDEAISGEIAIEMVKSNSYDLIIMDLQMPDMDGFQTTRIIRRTNPDIPVIALTADAMPETHNKALAAGMCNYLTKPFVPDTLFEKIAGHYVPAERLADQP, encoded by the coding sequence ATGATCATTGCCTACTCAATTGCTTCAAAGGTTTCCATCTCTGTCGCCGTTCTTATCGTTTTAATGCTTACGTTCACGTGTATAACTTATGTTTCTTTTTTAATAAAGACAGCTAATAAGCTTCGTTTTAACAATGCGATGAGCAATGTTATTGATTTAAACCGGAGCCTGCTAATTAATGATGAGCAACTGCGACAAAGCGAAAAAAAACTCGATGCTCTTATTAACTCGTTAAATGACGTAATTTTTGAATTTGATGAAAATAAAATTTGTTTAAACACCTGGTTTAGCCGCATGGACGGCAGGGCTATTAATCCTGAAACATGCATCGGGAAACGCCTGAGCGAAGTTTTGGGTAATGAAAAGGCGCAAAAATTCGACGACGCTATGGATCATGTGATTAAACATCATGAGCCAGTTTCAATAACTTATCAATCTGACTTTGGGACAGGACAATGGTTTGTGGCCAAACTGGGGCCGGTGTACGACCAAAGCGGGAATTACACTTCACGTATCTCCGCGTCTGTTACTGATATATCTGAACAAAAAAAATATGCAGACGCCCTTAAAGAAAATGAAAATTTATTGCTTGAAGCACAATCAATTGCAAAAATTGGCAACTGGTATTTTGACGTTTCAACAAGGGAAACATTTTTATCCGAAAGCCTTTACAGCATACTGGAGGTAGATAGTATTCCTAAAAACGTTGAAAAGTTTGACTATTATTTAAACCTGATCCACCCGGATGACCGCAAAAGGGCTTATGTTTATTTTTCAAACATTCATGATATCGGCCACAGTGAATTTGAACACAAAGTTATCACGCCAACAGGCAAAACCAAATATATAAGCGTATTAAAGGGCAAGTTGCTAAAAGATAGTGCAGGAAATATTAAACGCATAAGTGGCATTTTACAGGATGTAAGCGAAACTAAGCTATCAGCAAAGAAAATAAAGGTTAGCCAAACTGAATTGGTTGAAGCGCAAACTATCGCTAAAATAGGAAACTGGAATTGGGACATTGCTTTAAATAACCTTACCTGGAGCGACGAGATCAGCAACATTTTTGAAATTGGACCGAAAGCAGTTGCTGAAAACAGTATTGTCAAATTATTGATGAAGTACGCACATCCAAATGACAGGCATATCCTAAAGCAGCACTTAAAAGACATTTCAAACATTACCAATACATCGTACGAGTACAGGATAATTACACCGGGAGGACACGTTAAGTACCTAAGCATCATAGTAGGAAAATTATTGCGCAGAGACGATGGGGCTGTTCGGAAAGTTATTGGTACCATACAGGACATAACAGACAGGAAACAGGCGGAAATAGATTACTTAAGAACTGAAAATAAATATAAACTGGTATTGGAAACCATTAAATTACCTGCTATATCAGTTGATAAAGACGGCAACCTGATTTTCTGTAATAAGTTTATGGCGCATATTCTTGGTTATGAACAAAATGAAATATTGGGCTTAAACTGGTTAGAAAAATTCTTACCGGAAGATCAAAGACACGGTTTATCCAGATGGTTCATTAACGGTTCATTTGAGGCTCAATACATTAGTTCGGTGATATGCCGAAATGGAGAGCAACGCAATATTAGTTGGCAAAATACAGTGAGCTATGATGAAAACGGAAATATAAGAGAAGTTACGAGTATTGGTGAAGATATAACTTTAAGACAAAGGGCAACACAGGCTTTAATCTCGGCAAAGGAGGAAGCGGAAAAGTCGTCACATTTTAAATCGGAGTTTTTATCCATTATGAGTCACGAGATCCGAACACCAATGAATGCGGTTATCGGAACAACTAACCTGCTGCTGAGCGAGGACCCGTCGCCGGAGCAACTTGAGTATTTAAATATTTTAAAATTCTCGGGTGAGAATTTATTAGCAATTATAAATGACATTTTAGATTATAACAAAATTGAAGCCGGAAAACTGGCACTCAATACCTTGCCGTTTAACATTGTAACGCTTGCTCAAAAAATAAAACAGACTTTCTATTCCAGGGCTATTGAAAAAGATCTTGAAATCGACCTTTTCGTTGATCCCGCTATTCCTGAATATTTAATTGGCGACCAGATCAGGCTCGGCCAGGTAATAAACAACCTTTTAAGTAATGCTATTAAGTTTACGCATGAAGGGAAAGTTAGTATTCACCTAAATAAAGAAACAACGGATGATAAGCAGACAACTATAAAATTTACCGTTTCAGATACAGGTATAGGCATCTCTCCACAAAACCTGGCACTCATATTTGATCCGTTTATGCAGGAATCGCAAAATCATGATAATGACTATGGTGGCACCGGTTTGGGGCTCGCAATTACTAAACGCCTGATTGAACTTCATCAAAGTGATATTTCAGTTTTCAGCGAACCTGGAAAAGGAACGAAATTCTCATTTTCAATTTCTTTTAATATAGCTAAACAAATAAAACACGGCGATCTAACTCCTACCGCCAAAACAAACATTGACCGCAGCTTACCGGGCATGCGTGTACTTGTTGTTGATGACAATAAGATGAATTTAATGATCGCCTCCAAATTCCTGAAGAAATGGGATGTGGAAGTAGATGAAGCCATCAGCGGAGAAATAGCTATTGAAATGGTAAAAAGCAATAGCTACGATCTGATTATAATGGACCTTCAAATGCCGGATATGGATGGATTTCAAACAACCCGTATAATAAGAAGAACAAACCCCGACATTCCTGTTATCGCCCTAACCGCTGACGCTATGCCCGAGACGCATAACAAGGCCCTGGCGGCTGGCATGTGCAACTATTTAACCAAGCCTTTTGTGCCAGATACTTTGTTTGAAAAGATAGCTGGACATTATGTCCCGGCAGAACGATTAGCTGACCAACCATAA
- a CDS encoding citrate synthase has protein sequence MSETAQLKIGDKTYDLPVIEGTEGEKAIDISKLRDQSGYVTFDTGYKNTGATKSAITFLDGELGILKYRGYPIEELAEKSSFIEVAYLLIHGELPTEKELANFQYEISRHTLVHEDMKKFFDGFPSKAHPMGQLSSLVCALSAFYPESLKSLQTEEELHLSIIKMLAKMATVVSWIYKKSLGHPLIYPQNKYDYVTNFLYMTFGQRTEQIEIDPVIVSAMNTLLILHADHEQNCSTSTVRIVGSSESNIYASVSAGISALWGPLHGGANQAVIEMLEKIKEDGGDTDKWIAKAKDKNDPFRLMGFGHRVYKNFDPRAKIIKKACDDILEKLGIDDEVLEIAKKLEEVALKDPYFVERKLYPNVDFYSGIIYRALGFPTDMFTVLFALGRLPGWIAQWKEMKENKEPIGRPRQIYVGATNRDYVDIKNR, from the coding sequence ATGTCGGAGACAGCACAATTAAAAATTGGCGATAAAACTTATGATCTTCCCGTAATTGAGGGTACCGAAGGTGAAAAAGCTATTGATATTTCAAAATTAAGGGATCAATCCGGATATGTAACATTTGATACCGGCTACAAAAACACAGGCGCAACCAAAAGCGCAATTACTTTTTTAGATGGCGAACTTGGGATTTTGAAATACCGTGGATACCCAATTGAAGAACTTGCTGAAAAATCAAGTTTTATTGAAGTTGCCTATTTACTTATCCATGGTGAGCTGCCTACTGAGAAAGAACTTGCAAATTTTCAGTATGAAATAAGCCGGCACACTTTGGTACACGAGGATATGAAAAAGTTTTTTGATGGTTTTCCGTCAAAAGCTCATCCTATGGGACAGCTGTCTTCGCTGGTTTGTGCGTTGTCTGCATTTTATCCGGAGTCATTAAAATCTTTGCAGACGGAAGAAGAGCTTCATTTGAGCATTATAAAAATGCTTGCTAAAATGGCCACTGTTGTTTCCTGGATTTACAAAAAATCCTTAGGACACCCGCTGATCTACCCACAGAATAAATATGACTATGTAACCAATTTCCTGTATATGACCTTCGGGCAGCGTACAGAGCAAATTGAAATAGATCCGGTTATAGTTAGCGCAATGAATACATTGCTTATACTGCATGCTGATCATGAGCAGAACTGTTCAACATCAACGGTTCGCATTGTGGGTTCATCAGAATCAAACATCTATGCTTCAGTTTCTGCCGGAATCTCTGCCTTGTGGGGCCCGCTGCATGGCGGCGCAAACCAGGCTGTAATTGAAATGCTTGAAAAGATAAAAGAGGATGGGGGCGATACCGACAAATGGATTGCAAAAGCAAAAGATAAAAATGACCCTTTCCGTTTAATGGGATTTGGTCACCGGGTTTATAAAAACTTCGATCCGCGTGCAAAGATCATTAAAAAAGCCTGTGACGATATTTTAGAAAAACTGGGTATTGACGACGAAGTGCTTGAGATAGCTAAGAAGCTGGAAGAGGTAGCGTTGAAAGACCCATATTTTGTTGAGCGTAAACTGTATCCAAATGTCGATTTTTATTCAGGTATTATTTACCGGGCTTTGGGTTTTCCTACTGATATGTTCACTGTATTGTTTGCATTGGGCCGCCTCCCAGGGTGGATTGCACAATGGAAAGAAATGAAAGAAAATAAAGAACCTATTGGCCGCCCACGCCAGATTTATGTAGGCGCTACAAACAGGGATTATGTGGATATAAAAAACAGGTAA
- a CDS encoding SusE domain-containing protein has product MKSIFTKFFALSSIALLMLASCKKDGIKVVADTGKSGVLQASATTLVLDKTKLTDTSKVMTFSFTQPDFGYSAAVTNTLQIDAMGDNWAKPSTAVIAAKKGKQSYSTADFNNLLLKLNLAGGVTAQVQVRIQHSLGAGAPPVYSNVLTLTVTPFNLTSFLYTVGAYQGWDIGHQDSLMSATSNGIYTGVLNFTAGNNQFLIVPGKNSYDNKYATNDPQNTTSSTVAVGGPNNLYAPATPGFYTVTIDINAKTISFTPFTAYYSIIGDGAKGWNAGDDVDMKSANDGSGLWSVTLPLVSTGSIKVRKGHDWATSYGIPKTGADGVTLSSSDDNNIPVPVSGTYKITFTPNADDTKAAYTLVKQ; this is encoded by the coding sequence ATGAAATCGATTTTTACAAAATTTTTTGCATTGAGCAGCATTGCGCTGTTAATGCTTGCATCCTGTAAAAAGGATGGGATTAAGGTTGTGGCCGATACAGGAAAGAGTGGAGTGCTTCAGGCTTCAGCTACTACTTTAGTACTGGATAAAACAAAACTGACCGATACATCAAAAGTGATGACTTTTAGTTTTACCCAGCCGGATTTTGGTTATAGTGCCGCAGTTACTAATACCCTGCAAATTGATGCGATGGGCGATAATTGGGCTAAACCATCCACAGCTGTAATAGCTGCAAAAAAAGGAAAGCAAAGTTATTCAACTGCTGATTTTAACAATCTATTATTAAAATTAAACCTGGCAGGTGGGGTTACCGCCCAGGTACAGGTACGCATTCAACATTCGTTAGGAGCCGGTGCACCACCGGTTTATTCAAATGTGCTTACGCTTACAGTTACCCCATTTAATTTAACCTCGTTTTTGTACACAGTAGGTGCGTACCAGGGATGGGATATTGGTCATCAGGATAGTTTGATGTCTGCTACGAGCAATGGTATTTATACCGGTGTTTTAAACTTTACTGCAGGCAACAATCAATTTTTGATCGTACCGGGTAAAAATAGCTATGATAACAAATATGCTACTAACGATCCTCAAAATACAACCTCCAGCACGGTAGCGGTTGGCGGACCTAATAACTTATACGCTCCGGCCACCCCGGGCTTTTATACAGTTACGATCGATATTAACGCTAAAACCATTTCTTTTACCCCCTTTACAGCGTATTACAGCATTATTGGAGATGGGGCTAAAGGATGGAATGCCGGTGATGATGTTGACATGAAATCTGCCAACGATGGCAGCGGATTATGGTCCGTTACGCTTCCATTAGTTTCAACCGGGTCAATCAAAGTTAGAAAAGGCCACGATTGGGCAACAAGCTATGGCATTCCGAAAACCGGGGCTGATGGCGTTACGTTATCATCTTCAGACGATAATAATATCCCTGTACCTGTTTCCGGTACATATAAAATTACCTTTACGCCAAATGCAGATGATACTAAAGCTGCTTACACTTTGGTAAAACAATAA